From one Lolium rigidum isolate FL_2022 chromosome 4, APGP_CSIRO_Lrig_0.1, whole genome shotgun sequence genomic stretch:
- the LOC124650114 gene encoding putrescine hydroxycinnamoyltransferase 1-like → MDRIGEVVVAESCLVTPSTETPRRALWLSPLDLFYANRGHIPLVSFYRPSSSGATDFFDVTRLKTALSKALVPFYPLAGRLDVGQDSRLQINCDGQGALFLVAHTSSLTVEDLSDFKPSPELRRLLVPHLNSAEAAPIICAIQVTFFRCGGVAIGAALHHLAVDGNAASYFFRAWTAFCRDGERAVVDLPCHDRALLSAREPPVVRPDALSILCPSLNLSEASGPVATEVFLLGKDHVSALKRICGGATTFCAVSAHMWRCMCLARRLLPGSTTRLVFPANVRRSLNPPLPDRYFGNAVIILATAGKTQDIIAPGGLASVAGRIRGLIGRMDDEVVRSAVDQLELAKIDGRPARGSLPATDLRVISWLGMPLYDMDFRWGKPVAALRAESNYGGFVHLMDASPQDGGGVRVIVCAEAAILSDFKRLLYANLQHSVL, encoded by the exons ATGGATCGAATAGGTGAAGTGGTGGTGGCAGAGTCCTGCCTCGTGACGCCGAGTACGGAGACGCCGAGGAGAGCCCTATGGCTCTCCCCGCTCGACCTCTTCTACGCCAACAGAGGCCACATCCCGCTCGTCTCTTTCTACCGTCCTTCCTCCAGCGGCGCCACCGACTTCTTCGACGTGACTAGGCTCAAGACGGCGCTAAGCAAGGCCCTCGTCCCCTTTTACCCTCTTGCCGGCCGGCTCGACGTCGGCCAAGACAGCAGGCTGCAGATCAACTGCGATGGCCAGGGCGCGCTCTTTCTCGTGGCCCATACCTCTAGTCTCACCGTCGAAGACTTGAGTGACTTTAAGCCGTCGCCGGAGCTACGAAGGCTGCTCGTTCCCCACCTCAACTCAGCCGAGGCGGCACCTATCATCTGCGCCATCCAG GTTACCTTTTTCAGGTGCGGTGGGGTTGCCATTGGGGCGGCGCTGCACCATCTCGCCGTGGACGGCAACGCTGCGTCTTACTTCTTTCGGGCATGGACTGCCTTCTGCAGGGACGGCGAGAGAGCCGTGGTGGACCTGCCTTGCCACGACCGGGCCCTGCTGTCCGCGCGTGAACCGCCGGTCGTCCGTCCCGACGCCCTCTCCATTCTCTGCCCATCGCTAAACTTATCCGAGGCGTCGGGCCCCGTCGCCACCGAGGTTTTCCTCCTCGGAAAGGACCACGTCTCCGCTCTCAAGCGCATCTGCGGTGGCGCCACCACCTTCTGCGCCGTGAGCGCGCACATGTGGCGGTGCATGTGCTTGGCCCGACGGCTGCTTCCGGGCTCCACCACGCGGCTCGTGTTCCCGGCCAACGTCCGGCGCAGCCTCAACCCGCCGCTCCCGGACCGCTACTTCGGCAACGCCGTCATCATCCTGGCCACCGCAGGCAAGACACAAGATATCATCGCCCCGGGCGGCCTGGCCTCCGTCGCGGGAAGGATCAGAGGCCTCATTGGCAGGATGGACGACGAGGTGGTGCGCTCGGCGGTCGACCAACTCGAGCTGGCCAAGATCGACGGACGGCCTGCTCGGGGAAGCCTGCCGGCAACGGACCTGAGGGTGATCAGCTGGCTGGGCATGCCGCTCTACGACATGGACTTCCGTTGGGGGAAGCCGGTGGCGGCGCTGCGTGCTGAATCAAACTACGGAGGCTTCGTGCACCTGATGGACGCTTCGCCACaagacggcggcggcgtgcgcgTTATCGTGTGTGCAGAGGCCGCAATTCTCAGCGACTTTAAGCGGTTGTTGTACGCCAACCTGCAGCACTCCGTGCTCTAG